From Paenibacillus graminis, a single genomic window includes:
- a CDS encoding YtpI family protein, with protein MILFIKYVLFVLMMACLIGAAVYSYTSRRAQNPLEKGAKRSIMNILLGAMLVSLSLICMFVFRGSTVNVIIEAVFLLIGSFNIFSGLRSYGFYSRNRKNETPLH; from the coding sequence ATGATTCTGTTCATCAAGTATGTGCTGTTCGTTCTGATGATGGCCTGTTTGATTGGCGCCGCCGTCTACAGCTACACTTCCCGCAGAGCGCAGAACCCGCTCGAAAAAGGAGCCAAACGCTCCATCATGAACATTCTGCTAGGCGCCATGCTGGTCTCGCTCTCCCTGATCTGCATGTTTGTGTTCCGCGGCTCCACGGTGAATGTGATCATCGAGGCGGTGTTCCTGCTGATCGGGTCGTTCAACATCTTCTCCGGGCTGCGCAGCTATGGATTTTACAGCCGGAACCGGAAAAACGAAACGCCGCTTCATTGA
- a CDS encoding YtrH family sporulation protein — protein sequence MNVFLSKAVLDFFIACGIVLGGAMLGGIGAVVSLQPPTQTMLDVADRIKIWALAAAVGGTIDPMRVIESNMLGGNLSPAIKQILYLVFAFLGAHMGSELVKWVCGKG from the coding sequence ATGAACGTTTTTCTGAGCAAAGCCGTCCTCGATTTTTTCATTGCCTGCGGGATTGTGCTGGGAGGCGCCATGCTGGGGGGCATCGGGGCCGTAGTCTCGCTGCAGCCGCCGACGCAGACCATGCTGGATGTGGCGGACCGGATCAAAATCTGGGCGCTTGCCGCCGCCGTCGGGGGAACCATTGACCCGATGCGGGTCATTGAGAGCAATATGCTGGGCGGCAATCTCTCCCCTGCCATCAAGCAAATCCTCTATTTAGTCTTTGCGTTTCTGGGCGCTCATATGGGCAGCGAGCTGGTCAAATGGGTGTGCGGCAAGGGGTGA
- a CDS encoding DNA polymerase III subunit alpha — MSPFVHLHVHSEYSLLDGAARITDLVRRAGEYGMTTLALTDHGVMYGAIPFYKACMASGIKPIIGCEAYLTAGSRRERGSRKDQPIYHLILLAKNETGYRNLMRLVTIGHLEGQHYKPRIDMESLAAHAEGIICLSACLGGEVPQHLLHGREEEARKAALRYKEIFGGDFYLELQDHGIPEQKRVNPQLIALAAECGIPLVATNDVHYLAKEDAEVQDVLICIGTGKTVDDEERLKIGTDQLFLKSGEQMAALFPHVPEAIANTLKIAEKCNLELTFGEHILPAYSPLPEGMDAAAYLRELCWSGLEARYADTPRWASPDEKDAAGKRLAYELGVIESMGFSDYFLIVWDFIAFCHRQGIVTGPGRGSSAGSLTAYCLRITDVDPLKYNLLFERFLNPERITMPDIDIDFSDERRDEVIAYVVDKYGKQHVAQIITFGTMAARAAVRDVGRVLNLPYNEVDKAAKLIPGQLGISISRALEGTPELKALYDGNPKIKGLLDMAMKVEGMPRHASTHAAGVVISKGPLTDAVPLQAGNESTALTQYSMEHLESIGLLKMDFLGLRTLSIIERSMNWITEMTGSTPDFRSIPDDDPLTYEMLGAGETTGVFQMESAGVRRILKDMKPSGFEDIVSVVALYRPGPMEFIPKYIAGKHGQIEVEYPHADLKQILDDTYGIIVYQEQIMQIASLMAGFSLGEADLLRRAVSKKKRETLDKERGHFVQGSLQQGYTETDANAVYDMIVRFANYGFPRAHAAAYGVLAFQTAYLKAHYPVQFMAAMLTAVMGTHRKVAEYVLECRRSGIGVLPPDVNESGVLFTPVPGEGTGAIRFGLAAVKNVGTLAVENIIEVRKERPFDSLLDFCRRVDLRVCNKRVVESLLQAGAFDQLPGHRAQLLAMLDETVDAALKWRKERDELQIQLFDDLIETPNWEIRYPDIPNFTVTQQLELERELLGLYLSGHPLDDAAALLEEPGIQRLMDLGEAADESQTVTAGMVVSVKEITTKAGKAMAFVEWEDQIERCEVVLFPEVWKRSRTQIVKGALLALRAKVQQEDEGFKLLAEEVAPLGADALRGLLQRRSAAAARAGGPGRAAPAGAAGTGASRSGAAGGAAAPASAPRAAAHAAAPAPEAARATAPRPAQGTGGQPGQAAAEAAARDSGAADSGQRVFIKITPSAENPALLSRLQALLQRHPGPAATLLFYERNQKLLALSDGYRIKPSEELVTAIEAMLGNGTVRIK; from the coding sequence ATGAGCCCTTTCGTGCATTTGCATGTGCACAGCGAATACAGTTTACTGGACGGGGCGGCGCGCATTACTGATCTTGTGCGCCGGGCCGGCGAATACGGCATGACGACGCTTGCGCTTACGGATCATGGAGTGATGTACGGGGCAATCCCCTTTTATAAAGCATGCATGGCCAGCGGCATCAAGCCGATTATCGGCTGTGAAGCCTATTTGACTGCAGGCTCCCGCCGGGAGCGGGGCAGCCGCAAGGATCAGCCCATCTACCATCTGATCCTGCTCGCGAAGAATGAGACCGGATACAGGAATCTGATGCGCCTGGTGACCATCGGCCATCTGGAGGGCCAGCACTACAAGCCCCGGATCGATATGGAATCCCTGGCTGCGCATGCCGAGGGTATTATCTGCCTCAGCGCCTGTCTTGGCGGCGAGGTGCCGCAGCATCTGCTTCACGGGCGGGAAGAAGAGGCACGCAAGGCTGCGCTGCGTTATAAGGAGATTTTTGGCGGGGACTTCTACCTGGAGCTGCAGGATCACGGCATTCCGGAGCAAAAGCGGGTTAATCCGCAGCTCATCGCCCTCGCCGCCGAATGCGGCATCCCGCTGGTGGCCACGAATGATGTCCATTATCTGGCCAAGGAAGATGCCGAGGTCCAGGATGTGCTGATCTGCATTGGCACCGGCAAGACAGTGGATGACGAGGAACGCCTGAAGATTGGCACAGACCAGCTGTTCCTCAAAAGCGGGGAGCAAATGGCCGCGCTGTTCCCGCATGTGCCCGAGGCTATAGCGAATACGCTGAAGATTGCCGAGAAATGCAATCTGGAGCTGACCTTCGGCGAGCATATCCTGCCTGCCTATTCTCCGCTCCCTGAGGGGATGGATGCAGCCGCTTATCTCCGGGAGCTGTGCTGGAGCGGGCTGGAAGCCCGCTATGCGGATACACCCCGCTGGGCTTCGCCCGACGAGAAGGATGCCGCAGGGAAGCGGCTGGCCTATGAGCTGGGCGTTATCGAGAGCATGGGGTTCAGCGATTATTTTCTGATCGTCTGGGACTTCATCGCCTTCTGCCACCGGCAGGGCATCGTTACCGGTCCGGGAAGAGGCTCCTCCGCAGGCAGCTTGACTGCTTACTGCCTGCGGATCACCGATGTGGACCCGTTGAAATATAATCTGCTCTTTGAACGGTTTCTCAATCCTGAACGCATCACGATGCCGGATATCGACATCGATTTCAGTGATGAACGGCGCGATGAGGTCATCGCCTATGTGGTGGATAAATACGGCAAGCAGCATGTAGCGCAGATCATCACCTTCGGAACCATGGCCGCGAGAGCGGCAGTGCGGGACGTAGGACGTGTGCTGAATCTGCCTTATAACGAGGTGGACAAAGCGGCGAAGCTCATCCCGGGGCAGCTCGGCATCAGCATAAGCCGGGCACTGGAGGGCACTCCGGAGCTGAAGGCGCTGTACGACGGCAATCCGAAGATCAAAGGACTGCTCGACATGGCGATGAAGGTCGAGGGCATGCCCCGCCATGCTTCCACCCACGCGGCAGGTGTCGTGATCTCCAAGGGGCCTCTGACCGATGCTGTGCCGCTGCAGGCGGGCAATGAAAGCACGGCGCTGACCCAGTATTCCATGGAGCATCTGGAGAGCATCGGACTGCTGAAAATGGATTTTCTCGGACTGCGCACGCTGTCCATTATTGAACGCAGCATGAACTGGATCACGGAGATGACCGGGAGCACTCCTGATTTCCGCAGCATTCCGGATGATGATCCGCTCACCTATGAAATGCTGGGCGCAGGCGAAACTACAGGAGTATTCCAGATGGAGTCCGCAGGCGTACGCCGCATCCTTAAGGATATGAAGCCTTCCGGCTTCGAGGATATCGTATCTGTGGTGGCGCTGTACCGTCCGGGTCCGATGGAATTTATTCCTAAATATATTGCAGGCAAACACGGCCAGATCGAAGTGGAGTATCCCCATGCCGATCTGAAGCAGATTCTGGACGATACCTATGGCATTATCGTCTATCAGGAGCAGATCATGCAGATCGCCTCGCTGATGGCCGGTTTCTCGCTCGGTGAAGCGGATCTGCTGCGCCGGGCCGTCTCGAAGAAGAAGCGGGAGACGCTGGACAAGGAACGCGGCCATTTCGTGCAGGGCAGCCTTCAGCAGGGCTACACCGAGACGGATGCCAACGCTGTCTATGACATGATCGTGCGGTTCGCCAACTATGGCTTCCCGCGCGCCCATGCGGCGGCTTATGGTGTGCTGGCTTTCCAGACGGCCTATCTCAAGGCCCATTACCCCGTCCAATTCATGGCAGCCATGCTGACGGCTGTGATGGGCACCCACCGCAAGGTGGCGGAGTATGTGCTGGAATGCCGCCGCAGCGGCATCGGCGTACTGCCGCCGGATGTCAATGAGAGCGGCGTGCTGTTCACTCCTGTTCCGGGTGAAGGCACAGGAGCCATCCGTTTTGGACTGGCAGCAGTCAAGAATGTCGGGACTCTCGCAGTAGAGAACATAATTGAGGTCCGCAAGGAACGCCCGTTTGACAGCCTGCTTGACTTCTGCCGCCGCGTGGATCTCCGTGTCTGCAACAAGCGGGTGGTGGAGTCTCTGCTGCAGGCTGGTGCCTTCGACCAGCTGCCGGGCCACCGCGCGCAGCTGCTTGCGATGCTGGACGAGACGGTGGATGCCGCGCTGAAGTGGCGGAAGGAACGCGATGAGCTGCAGATTCAGCTTTTCGATGATCTGATCGAGACACCCAACTGGGAGATCCGCTACCCGGATATCCCAAACTTCACGGTTACCCAGCAGCTGGAGCTGGAGCGCGAGCTGCTGGGGCTCTATCTGTCCGGGCATCCGCTTGACGATGCCGCCGCGCTGCTGGAGGAGCCGGGCATCCAGCGGCTCATGGACCTGGGCGAAGCGGCGGATGAGAGCCAGACCGTGACCGCGGGCATGGTCGTGTCTGTGAAGGAGATTACGACGAAGGCCGGGAAGGCAATGGCCTTCGTCGAATGGGAAGACCAGATTGAGCGCTGCGAGGTGGTACTCTTCCCCGAGGTCTGGAAACGCAGCCGCACCCAGATCGTGAAGGGTGCGCTGCTGGCCCTGCGCGCCAAGGTGCAGCAGGAGGATGAGGGCTTCAAGCTGCTGGCCGAAGAGGTCGCGCCGCTTGGCGCGGACGCGCTCCGCGGCCTGCTGCAGCGCCGCAGCGCAGCCGCCGCCCGGGCCGGCGGACCGGGCCGGGCTGCTCCAGCCGGAGCCGCCGGCACCGGCGCCTCCCGCAGCGGCGCAGCCGGCGGAGCTGCTGCGCCTGCCTCTGCGCCGCGCGCTGCTGCGCACGCAGCCGCGCCAGCGCCGGAGGCGGCGCGGGCAACCGCCCCGCGCCCGGCCCAGGGAACCGGCGGCCAGCCTGGCCAGGCCGCCGCAGAAGCTGCTGCCCGGGACTCCGGGGCAGCGGACAGCGGGCAGCGTGTCTTCATCAAGATCACGCCGTCCGCCGAGAATCCGGCGCTGTTGTCCCGCCTGCAGGCGCTGCTGCAGCGCCATCCCGGCCCTGCCGCCACATTGCTGTTCTATGAGCGGAACCAGAAGCTGCTGGCGCTTAGCGACGGCTACCGGATCAAGCCCTCGGAGGAACTGGTCACAGCCATTGAGGCTATGCTGGGAAACGGAACGGTAAGAATAAAATAA
- a CDS encoding phosphatidylglycerophosphatase A family protein has translation MSYQMAAELLERRGVSLESIAEIVYILQSAYYADLTEEECLSSVKAVLGKREVQYTLMTGVALDELAEKRLLPQPLQAVLEADESLYGADETLALGITGVYGMIGLTGFGYLDKIKLGIIGKLNDDRGRIHVFLDDLVAGIAAAASARIAHRHEGAKVYPHVTGTE, from the coding sequence ATGTCCTATCAAATGGCAGCAGAACTGCTGGAGCGCAGGGGAGTATCGCTGGAGTCCATTGCTGAGATCGTATATATTTTGCAATCGGCTTATTATGCGGATTTAACGGAAGAAGAGTGCCTGTCCAGTGTGAAGGCGGTACTAGGCAAAAGAGAGGTCCAGTACACACTGATGACCGGGGTCGCGCTGGATGAGCTGGCAGAGAAGCGGCTGCTTCCCCAGCCGCTGCAGGCGGTTCTTGAAGCGGACGAATCACTTTACGGCGCAGATGAGACGCTGGCACTCGGCATCACAGGGGTATACGGGATGATCGGACTTACAGGTTTCGGTTATCTCGATAAAATAAAGCTGGGAATTATCGGCAAATTGAACGATGATAGAGGGAGAATTCATGTGTTTCTGGACGATCTGGTTGCCGGAATTGCGGCTGCGGCGTCGGCCAGAATCGCACACCGGCATGAAGGGGCAAAGGTATATCCCCACGTGACCGGAACGGAATAA